The genomic segment AAGTGACAGAGTTTGGAATCCCAGGGGGACAATTGTGAgggaataatagaataataatgcttcttctcttgcctttctcattCCCCTATCTCAgcatcatttttttcccattgctTTCTTTACATCCTATTTCAGttgtccctttcttctctttgtgtgcaataagacaaaacaaattcatttttaagGGAATAGTGGCAAAAGAATTTCTCTCGAGGGgaactatgtggctcagtggattgagagcatagcccagagatgggaggtcctatattTAAacacggcctcagacacttcctagttttgtgacgctgggcaagttacttctttccctttgcctagcccttatcaatcttctgccttggaaccaatacacggtattgattctaagatgggagataggggttttaaaaaaagaattactctCAACACATTCTATAAAGctgaataatttgaaattatggaaGTGGGTCTTTTTACAGATATCCAAACAGGTTTTAGTATGTGTAGACAAAATATGTATCTAGttcctgtctctttttctcatttcaggtATCAATTTCACACTAATCACTCTGCCtttcctttgaaaattaaaaagactCAGAGTTAGCAAAGTGTTCAGTAGCATTTTCACACAATCAAGAAATCTCTTTTATATCCTACAAATCCTACCAGCATCTCTTTGGTCTCCTAATTTCATGGAGAGGAAGGGATTaatcactctttttttcccccttgtactttggtgtattatctcataggtggaagattggtaaaggtgggcaatgggggtcaagtgacttgcccagggtcacacagctgggaagtggctgaggccgggtttgaacctaggacctcctgtctctaggcctgactctcactccactgagctacccagctgcccccaggattaATCACTCTTGAGAAGCCTAGCTAGCATCTTTAGATCATAGAGTAGGAAttggaatggacctcagaggAGATAAATGATACTCAATGCACTTTGATTCTTTCTGtaataataaatgtgtatttttcaAGGTTATAGATAGGAATTAAATTGTCTTCATAAAGTATTAATTTTGTACAGCACAAAGTGCTGCAGTATTTAAAAGGCTATCAATTAGAAGAGGGATTTGTTTTGATCTCCTTGACCCCAGAAGGTAGTCCAAGAGGAATGGCTACAATTTACTAAAGTAAACTTGTGGTTGGCTATCAGGAAATACTGTTTAACAATGTCTCTGGTTCAGGATCCatgggaaagagaaggatgatATTTAAAATAAGAGCATATTGGGAAGCATATGAAGGAGGAAAATCTTTTTGTGTAAAGTACCGCACAACTTTCTGAACCAATTCTCTATGATTGATATATTTCTACTCCATACACCATTCCTATCCTGGTGATTCTGGCCATCATCTTGCCAGTGCTCTAGTGCCATCCTCAATCTCCCACTTCTCGCTGCTTTAGTTCTATCTTCCTCCTTctatacagacagacagatacacacacacacacacacacacacacacacacacacacacacacacacacacctacctcttacctctttcttgatATGCACCCTCAATCAACTGCTTTTCAACCTTTGAAATGGATATACAAGAGGTATCTTAAAATGTCTAAAATAGAACTAATTGTCTTACCTATACACAAATCCAACCATGCTGAACTTCCATCTTGTTATActgtcatcttcaactcctctCACAAGCACACAACATCTAGTCATTGAGATGTCAAAATTTGctgtttctttgcttctttcatcTCATTTATATGTATTCTTCcctcaaatctcagctaaagttCTACTTTCTGAAAGaattctttcccatttccccttcctctttctgcctttcctttcttcttgctcCCTTCATTCTGTCACTATTCATAATAtgtcctgtatatatcttgtttgtgcatACATGATTGAATCCTACCTGCTACATAATAttgagagctccttgagagcaggaacactgtgtgtgtgtgtgtgtgtgtgtgtgtgtgtgtgtgtgtgtgtgtgtgtgtgtgtgggtgaNacactgtgtgtgtgtgtgtgtgtgtgtgtgtgtgtgtgtgtgtgtgtgtgtggttgttgttgttgtaaacAAAACTTATCACAGGCACAACTGTGGGCCTGGGATATAGCAGATGTTTGGTAAAGGCTGTTTGACTGGCTGACCAATAAAGAATGCAGAGGAATGGAGAATTAATTGGTCTTTACTGTAGAGCCCATGAATCACCAGTCTGATGGGATTTACAAAACTGACTTTCAAGAATAGTCAAATTAAGAGGCAACATATTTTAAGCTCTCCTTTATGAATTAATATAAATTGAATGAGTTTGCAAATGctatttgaatataaagagatttGTCTATTTGACAAGAGTGAGCATTGGAAGTTAGGTAATGAGTGGAGAAACACCTTCAAGTGATTCAGGACTTTCTAGATGGAGGACATCAGAGCCTTAAGCCCCAAATAGGGAAATGCCTGAAACCCACACAAGTTTTCCAGCTAAGATCCTCTAAatgcttgcctccatttccctctAATATTGCATGAACTGAGGGCCAAGGGTCACCCATTTAGACCAGTTAAGTTGAGGGCAAGTAAGAATAGGcaaatcaaaagggagaataggtAGACAGACAGTAATGCATATATGTGAAGACGTGTGGTCCTTGAAGGGTGTGGGTGTGAGCATAATAGGGTTCATTTCTATTtcagcaaattatttttaaattcttctttttaagataAAGAGTAATGTGATTGATAACCCTGTTACATGATTTCAAACTTTATATCTCAGGcacaaaaaaatcattattaatctTTTGACATCTGTTTGGTAGGAAGTGTTCAATAAAAGGCACCCGGGGAATCTCTTTTGCCTgggaactttttcatttttacttataGTTTAAAGAAAGGCACATTGAACATTAACAATTCTGGTGAAACAATGATGGGAGAAAAAGGCAACATCCTAAAGAGAACAACAGGAACTGGAACCATTTTTGAAGTCTAAAAACTGGGACAAAAGTTGAGAAGAGCTGAGCTTCTCTACCCTGAACCCTCAAAAAGAGTGGCTCAGCTCCTTCTCCTGCTCTCTACAGTGGATGTAAGAGATAAGGTAgaatattttctgttcttttctgtacCAGGTTCTCATTGGGTTCTCACACATGATCTCCAGATTGAAGACCAGTGAATAATGAGCAGGCaggcagaagaatgagaagattgagaaaatgaagaaatatttaagGAGACATTAAAGGACCTCAGCTTCTGTCCAAGAGAGAATCAAATCCCTTATTTAACCCTTAACAGTGTTCAAAAAGTCTCAGCTTGAAGTGAACTCATGACCACTCTGACCACTTTGTCCCAGTCCTGTAAGCGTTTGTCTGAGATGGGCTATATTCTAGTCAAATAGAGGCTGATGagagaggcaggagaaagaaacatCAGGTATTCCATGGGAGAGTCTTCCCTTTCAGCCCATGGAGCCCTGGAAGAGAAAAATGGCAGAAATTTTCCCACAGAGTCTCTCTGAAACTGAACAGTGGGCAATCCCAGAGCCAACTTCCCTGGACCACTGAAATAAAGGTATAATAATACGATATTATTTCACATGTGGAAATGAGTATAGTGGTATCCTATTCCAATCCATGTCTAAAAGAGAATcccatgggcagctaggtatcacagtggatagagtgccaggtcaggAGCCAGGCAAACACATATtggaatctggccttagacagttcctagccctgtgaccctggacaagtcacttaaccccaactgcctagccccaTGACTGATCTTATGCCTtcaaatcaatatttagtatcaattctaagaaagaagataggttttgttttgttttgttttttaaccttcaccttttgccatagaatcaatactgtgtattgtttccaaggtagaataTGGATAAGGACTACATAACAGGGCTTAAGATACTTCCCCAGGGTCAtccatttaggaagtgtctgaggtcagatttgaagccagaaccccctcccttcctttttaaaaataaaaaactctaccttccatcttagaactgataactCTGGAACAGTCTCTCACCCACTTCCATGTCTTGGTGTCCCCAGGGTGACTGAGAGGAGCTGAGCTTTCTGAGGCTGGAAGCACCCACCATGGCTGTGTCCCCCACACCTGAGCAGCAGGACTCTGTTCTTGACATCACAGTGCAGACAATTACAAACTCAAGTTTAGATTCTGTGGCTGAGACACATCGAGCATTTGCCTATGGCTATGGGATGGACATCCTCTCTCTGGTCGTTGCCCTGATTGGGCTGGTGGGGAACAGCATCGTCCTGTGGCTCCTGAGCTTCCGCATCCAGAGGAGCCCCTTCTCTGTCTACATCCTCAACCTGGCTGGGGCTGACACCCTCTTCCTTGGTAGCTACTTTGGTTTTCGCATATGGAAAATTGTTGGAGATTTCAAAGCTCAGGTCCCAGTACTGACAGGGCTCTGTATCCTTTACATGCCCTATTGTGTGGGCCTGAGCCTGCTGGCTGCGATCAGCACCGAGCGCTGTCTCTCTGTGCTCTTCCCCATCTGGTACAGATGTCACCGGCCCAAGCACACCTCTGTGACTGTGTGCACGGTCCTATGGGCTCTGCCTGGCCTGTTATGCGGAGCATTTGTAATTCTTCATTTCCTTGCGAATCACCATGTTTTCTACATTTCCTTCCTCACTCTGCCCTTAGTCGAGTTTGGGTGGTTTGCCCTCCTCACCTGTGTGCTGTGCGTGTCCTGCCTGACCCTGGTGCTGAGGGTCCAGTGCAGCTCCCAGGGCAGGCGGCCACCCCGGCTATACCTCCTGATTCTGCTAACAGTCCTTGTGTTCCTGCTCTGCGGCCTGCCTTTGGGGATTATTGATGCAGTTGAGTTTTTCAGCGGCTTCCCTTTAATGCCTTATGGGCTCTTAAGACTCTTGGCCTGTGTGAACAGCAGCGCAAACCCTTTCATTTACTTCTTCCTGGGCAGCCAATGGCATAGAAGAGGGAGGGAACCCCTCAGGGTGGTCCTCCAGAGGGCCCTGGGGGAGGAGCAGGTAGGAGGTCGGGTTGGTGGGAGGGACACTTCCCACCCTGGATAAATTATCCTGAGGATAAGAACAAGATGCTCAGATAAAAGAACCCATGAAAtaacaccccctccccccccccccccccgccatctCCCATTCCTTCAAAGGGCAGGACCTCACCTCTTACCTTTCTAAGAGAGAAGACAagatccctccccttcccttatGGTGGTTCTTGGTATTTGAAATGTAATTAATTGTAAGAAACAAGAaattattaactgcctactatatACCATGTGCCTTGCTAAGGgcttcccaaatatctcatttaatcctcaccatatccctgggaggtaggtactctCATGATCCCCACTTTAtggttcaggaaactgaggcagactgggGTTTCAGGGATTTGCCCATGAACCCAAAGCTGGTATCTGAaatctaatttgaactcaggtcttcctgactccaggaccaatgcTCTGCATTCAGGAACCCATACTGGCTGGAGGCTCCGGTATTTACTCTGAGAAGGAGGTCCAGGAATTTGGTATCACAAATTTACAGGAGAGCCATTCCAAAAATGCCACTGACCCTGTTTGGAAAagtagaggaagaggaaaatcaTCCTGTAAGGCCCCATGTCTCCCTGCCCTGCCTTTGTCAATCTGTGTTGGAGGGGATAGAGCCTGGGATAAGACTCCTCAAGGTTGCATGAGTCATGCTCCCCCACTTTGTCTTCCCTCAGGCTTGATCCACAACATTCTCTCagtcctccttttctcctcctgcCCTAAACAGAAGAAACTGGCTCAGCTATGTCTCCTCTCCTACCCCTACTcttgctcccttccctcctcccttcccactcccatcaCAGAAGCTAAGATAAATAGTTCCCTGCTTTTCGGAGGTTAAGGTTGAGGCTGAGGACACTCTCTTGTTCTCTGTCTGTTCCTCTAGGTCTTAGTTTCTCTGAGTTTCtgtgtttctttgtctctgactGCCTCTATTCCAATCTTTCACTCTTCATGACTCAGTTCCTGATGAGGTTCCTTTTTGGGTAACGTATTGTAGGAGTGTTTTATGACAGATTAAGTTATAAGACTTATGGAGGCcaaaacaagggaaaggatgacctatctctcacacacacacatctcaatACCCATAAACACAGCACATAAAAACACACATGAACATATCATACAAGATAATGCATATGAGCACACACACGTATGTATCAAATCATAATCTCTTCTGGAACACACAGAGTGTACAATCCAGTTCTCATTGGAATCCTCCAATGACGATGACCTCATTCTCTTCTCTGTAGTTTCAGGGTCCATATTCACCTCATGGAGGTGAATCAACCATGCGCCTGTAAGTATTGaatgcctcagccattttacctttcatatcttCCCTTTagcccaggtagctaaagagagctGCCCCTTCTAACTCCAGGattcttatcccctctcttacatcatcacacttcctgtctgcctccatttttacaagaggaatcatgggaaatgtagttccaaggtcccccacaggtccacagaagtttgtcaaacactatattgatacatatattgaggctccatccttccaaatagaaccccaggtgattttaactaacacagctCAATGAgtgctttcctctttttctttcaacATCAATAGTCACCAAGGCAGGGAGTGGGATGGAATATCCCTGGCACCCAACTTTCCTCAATCATGATGCTGCAAAACTCTACTattgattttctatttcctttgctcCTCCCACAGTAGGCGATGTGATCAACACTTTGATAGACATAACCAAGCCCTCAACAAGAGAAAGCTCCTGGAGATGAGATCCTTCTCAAAAGTTAGGAGGCAAGACATTTATGTAAACCCAACTATTCAGTCTTTATTCAGATACCATCAGATCTTTTTCTGGAGGCTGATGGTATTTTTTAGCATGAGTCCTTGGGACTCTCTTTGATCACTGTATTGATAAGAATAGCCATTATAGTAATTATCACAGTTATTCATCATACAACTtagctgttactgtgtatagcaTTCCCTTGGTTCTCCTCACAACACTTTGAATCAAtctatgtaaatctttccaggattttctgaaatcatcccgcTCGCTATTTcctatagcacaaaagtattccatcataatcatatacttattcagccattctctgaTAGACAGACATCACCTCAATATCCAATTCTTTACTATAACAAAAAGACTTGGAATAactatttttgtagaagtaggtccttcttaccttttttttctcttcaggatacagatctagtagtggtattgctggatcaaaaggtatgcactgTCTTAGAGTCTTTCCATTATAATTAaggtataattttaaaatcatttggaGGGAAATTGAAGAGAGGTTGGGTGAGTGTTTGCCTTTTCTCTACCATCTCAGATCTGGCTCCTTGTaggtgtttcttttaaaaatgtttaagaatccATATTATATTTCCCAGCCTTATTGAATGTTTTTATACTTCCACACATTATGTTCTAGTCAACTAACCTAATCCCTTTGCCCCATCTAGAACTTGTCATCTCTCATCTCTGCACCTTTGACCATGCCGACCTTAATGTATTCTGTCCTCCATTCCACCTCTGAAAACTCTAAGCTTCTTGACTCAAGCAGCTTCCCCTACAAGAAGACTTTACCAATACTCCCCACCAAGCTAACTGCACAGTTTAGTCTGAAAATATCTTGTGTTTCCTTCAGATAAATTTTGTTTATACGTATAGGCATACATGTTGTTTACCTAAAGTCAACTATAAATCTCCTGGAAAGTAGGCacagtttcattttgtctttgtattcttagtgccAAAAGTGATCATATCAATATGTAACAATTTAAGTAGTATTTAAGActtgcaaagtcctttacaaatattttctcttttgagtctcacaataaccctgtgaaatagCTGAAGTAGAATGTAGACAGTgatcaatgacttgcccaaaatcacagagctagtaagtgtctaaggatggAATTGAACTCAGCTGTTCCTGATGGGAGgcccatcattctatccactgtgctatcaaTTGCTTCCTGGCAGCTATATCACAGACTACATTAATTataagaacaacaacaatcatATGATCAtgtcaacagatgcagaaaaggcaTTTGACAAGaaatttccatttacatttttaataatagaCAATTCAAGATGAAATGGATATTTTCTTCACATGAGTAATATCTTTCTCAAATTAGGAGAAATCATTATATGTAAAAGTAATAAACTAAAGGGCTTATGGAATAAAGCAAAGATGTCTATTGTCATCCCTATTTTCTGTATGTTACGAGAAATTCCAGTCATAGTAATCGGATGGATAATAGAAATTGAGGAATAtgtataggaaaaagaaaagacaattgtCACATTTTTCCTAGTAATATGATAATATACCTAGAAAAGCTTTTATgttcaaattaaaaattacttgAAGCAGTAACTACAGCAAATTAACAAtatatacttcattttattttttaaacccttaaattctatCTTAGTAAGAATTCTAGGCACTTTAAgcactaggcaaatggggttaagtgacttgcccagggtcacatagttaagtggtgtctgaggccagactgaaaCCCAGATCTTAgtgattccaggcctggaactaTGTCCACTTAGCCAACAAGCTCCCCtacaatatatatacatgcatataaatatgtttatctatctatatatgtgtatatatgtatgtgtgtccaAAGAgactttattaatattcatttttgacatgttgacatgattcatgctcctactttccccttcactccccaagctccccccacccatggccgatgcacatttccactagttttgtcatgtgtccttgatcaagaccaatttcccaattgttggtggttgcattggtgtggtagtttcgagtcta from the Gracilinanus agilis isolate LMUSP501 unplaced genomic scaffold, AgileGrace unplaced_scaffold55038, whole genome shotgun sequence genome contains:
- the LOC123255985 gene encoding mas-related G-protein coupled receptor member A3-like — its product is MAVSPTPEQQDSVLDITVQTITNSSLDSVAETHRAFAYGYGMDILSLVVALIGLVGNSIVLWLLSFRIQRSPFSVYILNLAGADTLFLGSYFGFRIWKIVGDFKAQVPVLTGLCILYMPYCVGLSLLAAISTERCLSVLFPIWYRCHRPKHTSVTVCTVLWALPGLLCGAFVILHFLANHHVFYISFLTLPLVEFGWFALLTCVLCVSCLTLVLRVQCSSQGRRPPRLYLLILLTVLVFLLCGLPLGIIDAVEFFSGFPLMPYGLLRLLACVNSSANPFIYFFLGSQWHRRGREPLRVVLQRALGEEQVGGRVGGRDTSHPG